The window CAGGGAGCTCGTCCCCACATGGGCGCCGGCCGGAAGGTCCTCGAACCGCGCGTGCGCAACGGACAGGAAGGCGTCCCGCGGGTCCTCCCTCCGCGTGATGCAGGAGATCTCGAGCCCGTCGGGGAGGTCGGTGGGGACGTCCTTCATCGAGTGGACGGCGAGGTCGATCCGGCAGGACAGCAGCGCCTCCTCGATCTCCTTGACGAAGAGCCCCTTCCCGCCCACCTTCGACAGCGGGACGTCGAGGATCATGTCGCCGGTCGTCTTGATCCGGGTGATCTCCACCGTTTTCCCGGTGCGCCGCTCGACCTCGGCCCGCACGTGCTCCGCCTGCCAGAGGGCAAGGGTGCTCCCCCGGCTGCCGAGCCGGATGATGTCACTGGCCGCCAATGGTTCCTCCTTGTTCGGAGGCGCGCTCCGCGCCTTCCCGCGCCCCTTCGGCTTCCTCTTCCGGGAGATCGAAGATCTCACGCACCACCGTCACCATCTCCATCGGGCGGCGGCCGTTCGCCTCCCGCTTCAGCGAAGCGATCGGGGCATGCAGCACCTTGTTGAGGATCGAGGAGGCGAGCGACTCGACCACCTTCCGCGTCTTGGGGTCGGCCGTCCCCAGGGCGGAGAGCGCCTTCGCCACCTCCGCCTGGCGCACCTCGTCGAACTTGCGCCGCAGCGAAACGATCGTCGGGGTCACCTGCTGCGAATCGAGCCAGCGGCGGAAGCCCGCGACCTCGGCGACGACGATCTCCTCCGCCAACGCCGCCTCGCGCTGCCGCTCCTCCAGGTTCGTCTCGATCACGTTGTTCAGGTCGTCGATGTCGTAGACGTATACGTTGTCGATCTCGTTGGCGTCCGGGTCGATATCGCGCGGCACCGCCATGTCGATGAAGAACATCGGCCGGTTCCTGCGGATCCGGATGACCGCCTCCACGTCCTCCCGCTTCAGGATGAAGTGCGGGGATCCGGTCGAGGAGAGGATGATGTCCGCGCGCTTCAGGTGGACGCCCAGCTCCTCGAAGCGCACGGCAGTGCCGTCGAACTCCTCGGCGAGGTGAACGGCGCGTTCGAAGGTCCGGTTCGTCACGAGGATCCCCTTGGCGCCGGCGGAGAGCAGGTGCCGCGCCGCCAGCTCGCACATCTCCCCCGCCCCGATCAGCATCACCACCTTGTCGGGGAGGTCGCCCAGGATCTTCTTCGCGAGTTCCACGGCGGCGTACGATACCGAGACGGCGCTGTTCGCGACCCGCGTTTCCGTGCGAACCCGCTTCGCGACCGAGAACGCCTTCGTGAAGAACTTGTCGAGGACCGGCCCGATCGTCTTGAACTCGCAGGCGTACCCGTAGGCGTCCTTCACCTGCCCGAGGATCTGCGGCTCCCCGAGCACCATCGAGTCGAGGCTGCTGGAGACGCGGAACAGGTGGCGGACCGCCCCTTCCCCGAGGTGGTGGTAGAGGTGGTCCGACAGCTCGCCGATCGGGACGCCGTGGAACCCGGCGAGGAATTCCTTCACGCTCTCCACGCCCCCGTATCCCGATTCCGAAAGGACGCAGGCCTCGACGCGGTTGCAGGTGGAGAGGATGACCCCCTCGGAGACGCCGTCGATCTCCCTCAGCCCGCGAAGGGCGTGCCCCACCGTGTCCGCGGGGAACGCCAGGCGCTCCCGGACCTCCACCGGCGCGGTGCGGTGGTTCAATCCGACGATGACGATCTCGCTCATGCGCCGCTCAGCCGGAAAAGCTCGTATAGGTGTGCAGACCCGGGAGGAGAAGGTTCACGCCGAGGAAGGTGAACAGGATCGCGCAGAACCCGACGATCGCGAAGATCGCCGCCTTGCGGCCGCGCCAGCCGACGGTCATCCGCACGTGGAGGAGAGCGGCGTAGATGAACCACGTGATGAGGGACCAGACCTCCTTCGGATCCCAGCTCCAGTAGGAGCCCCAGGCGTATTCCGCCCAGATCGATCCCGTGATGATCCCCAGGGTGAGGAGCGGGAAACCGATCGTCAGGCACCGGTAATTGATGTCGTCGAGGACGTTGAGGGACGGGAGGCGCTTGAAGATCGCCCCCATTTTCTTGGTCTTCAGCTCCTTCTCCATCAGCAGGTACATGATCCCCGCGCCGAACGCCACGGCGAAGACGGCATTGCCGAAGAAGAGGAGGAGCACGTGCACGGGGAGCCAGTACGAGTTGAGCGCGGGGGCCAGCGCCCGGACCTCCCCCGGGAGGAAGGCGGCGGAAGCGCTGAAGGCGAAGGCCAGGGGCGCCACGAACGCGCCGAGGACCCGGAGGTTGTACCGGAGCTCGAAGCCCAGGAAGACGCACACGATCGCGAAGGCGGAGAAGGAGAGCGACTCGAAGAGGCTCGTGATCGGGGTGTACCCGGCGACGAAGTAGCGCGCGACGAACCCCGTCCCGTGGAGGATGGCGCCGATCAGCAGCAGCATCCGCCCGAGCTTCGCGCTTCGTTCGTTCAGCGTGAAGACGAAGTGGAGGTACGCCAGCGCCCCGACGAGGTAGAAGAGTGCCGTGACCTTGAGCAGGACGGTGTGCATCGAGCCATATTAGACCACCGGTGATGGCGGGAACAAGCCTGAATACCAAAGCTCTTTTATATTCAACGGGTTTTCAAATCAGGGATCGATGCGTACCTTCTCCCCGCTGGCGGTCATTTCCAGAGATTCGGGTACCATTTCGTCACGAACCGGGAGGTGAGGCCCAGGCGCAGGCCGACACGGTTCCCGACGAGGTCGATGATGGAAACCACCAGCAACAGGGGAAGGAGCATCGTCGACAGAAATACCTTTCCGACCGGGATTCCGCATCCTTTCAGCCCCTCGAACACCCGGATGCCGAATACGGATCGGACGAGGAAATACAGGACACCGTACAGGGCGCTCAACGGGATGCAGGTCAGCACCATCAGGCTCTCGAACGCCCTGTCCACAGCGGGGGAAAGGAAAAACCGGTCCCGCCCGGAACCGGGCCCCTTGTGGGTGTTGACCTCCCCCGGGCGCCACAGCTCCAACGCCCACTTGACCATGATGTAGGAGATGACGTAGACGGAAATGGCCGCCACATCCGGCACGGAACGGAAGTACGTCTTCTGATCCGGAAGATAGACGGCGGGGATCGGCAAGGAGTGGATCGGAATTCCCGAGTCCCCGGCTTTCAGGAGGAGTTCGGTTTCCATCACATAGCGTTCCTTGTGAAGCGCGACGGACTCCACCACGGACAGCGGGTAAAGGCGATACCCGCACTGGGTATCGTCGATGTAGCGGTTGGCCGCGAGGCAGACGTAGAACCTGGCGACCAGCATCGAATTCCTTCGGTGGACCGGAATCGCCTCTTCATCGGCCATCCTCGATCCGACGATGACGGATCCGGGATCGTTCCGATGAGCGTCGAGAAACCGCGGGATGTCCGCCGGATCGTGCTGTCCGTCCGAATCCAGCGAGATGACGGCATCGAATCCCCTGTTCCGGGCTTCCGCGAACAGCAAACGAAGACAATGGCCCTTCCCGAGGTTTTCCGGTACCCGGATCACCAGGGCGCCCGCGTCCTCCGCAACCTGCGAGGTGGCATCGGTAGATCCGTCGTCGGCCACGATGACCGTCGGCAGGAATGCGAGCGCCCCCTTCACTACGGCACCGACCGTCTCCTCCGCGTTATAGGCGGGGATGATCGCGCATACCGGCCCGATCCCGTTCATGCCGTCTCCTTGACGACCCGCCGGGCCTTCCGCGTTCGCGGGCGTTCGAGCACATCGATCAGGGAAGGGAGCAGGAGGATCGCCGAAAGAAGGCAGAAGAGCGCCCCGAGGCACAACACCGCGCCGATGGACGCCAGCCCCCGGTAATGCGAGAGGATGAGGCTTCCGCAGGAAGCCAGCGTGGTGACCGAGCAGAGGACGATGCTCCCCCCGGTCCGGCGTAGCGCCTCCACGGCTCCCCCCGCGGGACTCTCCGTGCGTGACTGCATGAAATAGATCCCGAAGTCGACCCCGAACCCGAAGACGAGCGCGATCCCCGCGACGTTGAAAAAGTTGAAGGGGAGGCCGATCGCTCCCATGGCGCCCACGGTGAGAAGCGATCCCGCCGTCACCGGCAGCATCACCAGCGCCGCATCGCGGAGGCGACCGAAGTGAAACCACAAGATGATCCAGTTCGCGGCGAAGGCGATGAACGTGGCGAGGCCGCTTTCCCGCACGATCGAGGATCGGATCTCCTCGAAGATGAGGGGCGGTCCCGTCAGCGCGAAGTCCGGCCCCAGGGCCCGCACGTCTTCCTTCATGGCGGCGAGCGCTCCATGATCCCATCGCCCGCCGGGCGGTGCCAGGTGGGCGGCGATCGCATGGCGGGGCCCGTTGAAGAAATACGTCGCCCGGGGATCTCCCGAGCGGGCGATCGCGGGCAGGTCGACGACCCCTTCTCCGGCGAGGGCGTGGACGATCCCCGCCGCGTACGCCGCAAGGCCGCCCCCCGGAACCATCCCCTGCGCCTCCATCTCCCGCCGGATCGCCCTCTCGAGACCCGCCTCGTCGTAGCGGCCCGGCAGCCCGGCATCGGACAGGAGTCTCCGGGACTCTTTCTGGAAGCGGGGGGGAGGCACCAGCATCGCCGGGGAGGAGAACGTTTCGATCCTCCCCGCCCGCCTCCATCGCTCCCCCTGGAGATCGAGGGTGTCGAAATCCGCGGCGAGCCGCCGGTCGCCATCCGCGCGCGCCACGAGAAAGAGCGGCTCGCCCTTCCTCCCGAATTTCTCCTCGATCGCGCGCTGAACCTGCTCCACCTTGCTGTCCACGGGACCGATCGCCTCGATCCCCGCGTCGAACCGGGTGCGCGCCGATCCGAGGACCGACAGGAAGAGGAAGATCGAAAAAACCGAAAGGACGGTCCGACTCCTCCCTGCGACCAGTCGTTCCGCCCAACCCGTCGGGACGCCGCCGGGTCTCCCCGCCTCGATCCGCGCCGGGGAACCCTTCGCGAGCCAGGAAAGGAGGGATCCCATCACCAGAAACGAGGAGAGGAGGCAGAACAGGACACCGAACCCGGCCACGACCCCCAGTTCGTGGAGCCCCCGGAAACTGGTCACGACCACGGAGAAGAAGGCGATGGAACTGGTCGAGGCGCTGCTGAGGAGCGCCTTCCCCGTTTCGGAGAAGGTGGTCTCCAGGGCCTGAAGGGGGGACCTTTCCTTCCGGATTTCCCCGTGGAAGCGATGATAGAAATGGATCATGTAATCGACATACAGGCCGATC is drawn from bacterium and contains these coding sequences:
- the hemA gene encoding glutamyl-tRNA reductase, with the translated sequence MSEIVIVGLNHRTAPVEVRERLAFPADTVGHALRGLREIDGVSEGVILSTCNRVEACVLSESGYGGVESVKEFLAGFHGVPIGELSDHLYHHLGEGAVRHLFRVSSSLDSMVLGEPQILGQVKDAYGYACEFKTIGPVLDKFFTKAFSVAKRVRTETRVANSAVSVSYAAVELAKKILGDLPDKVVMLIGAGEMCELAARHLLSAGAKGILVTNRTFERAVHLAEEFDGTAVRFEELGVHLKRADIILSSTGSPHFILKREDVEAVIRIRRNRPMFFIDMAVPRDIDPDANEIDNVYVYDIDDLNNVIETNLEERQREAALAEEIVVAEVAGFRRWLDSQQVTPTIVSLRRKFDEVRQAEVAKALSALGTADPKTRKVVESLASSILNKVLHAPIASLKREANGRRPMEMVTVVREIFDLPEEEAEGAREGAERASEQGGTIGGQ
- the ccsB gene encoding c-type cytochrome biogenesis protein CcsB — protein: MHTVLLKVTALFYLVGALAYLHFVFTLNERSAKLGRMLLLIGAILHGTGFVARYFVAGYTPITSLFESLSFSAFAIVCVFLGFELRYNLRVLGAFVAPLAFAFSASAAFLPGEVRALAPALNSYWLPVHVLLLFFGNAVFAVAFGAGIMYLLMEKELKTKKMGAIFKRLPSLNVLDDINYRCLTIGFPLLTLGIITGSIWAEYAWGSYWSWDPKEVWSLITWFIYAALLHVRMTVGWRGRKAAIFAIVGFCAILFTFLGVNLLLPGLHTYTSFSG
- a CDS encoding glycosyltransferase family 2 protein — protein: MNGIGPVCAIIPAYNAEETVGAVVKGALAFLPTVIVADDGSTDATSQVAEDAGALVIRVPENLGKGHCLRLLFAEARNRGFDAVISLDSDGQHDPADIPRFLDAHRNDPGSVIVGSRMADEEAIPVHRRNSMLVARFYVCLAANRYIDDTQCGYRLYPLSVVESVALHKERYVMETELLLKAGDSGIPIHSLPIPAVYLPDQKTYFRSVPDVAAISVYVISYIMVKWALELWRPGEVNTHKGPGSGRDRFFLSPAVDRAFESLMVLTCIPLSALYGVLYFLVRSVFGIRVFEGLKGCGIPVGKVFLSTMLLPLLLVVSIIDLVGNRVGLRLGLTSRFVTKWYPNLWK
- a CDS encoding MMPL family transporter; amino-acid sequence: MTTRILLGLARVIDARPGKIAVAVLFAAAVSGGIVARIPVRTNLLDVLPEGNPTIRAFRGFLEDFGMMDSLVLVVSSREGSPDRLIQAVETIGEELAASPRVASVDYNLMRSQGRFVGDHFPAYLDSGGVARLSERLSPEGIRRQIRRNREALLSPLAFPLEAEWISGDPLNLREIVRESLLRRTVTKGIDLSSGYYMDADRTVALLMVRPGGSSKDTAFVAALYREVAGIAAKVSGGSGTDTGIQVGLAGEYASAAEANGVIWRDMVFSFLSSFVLVLVLVYAAYRPPAAVLCAFVLTLFAALSWTLLLAYLMYGGLNIVTSIVAAMLIGLYVDYMIHFYHRFHGEIRKERSPLQALETTFSETGKALLSSASTSSIAFFSVVVTSFRGLHELGVVAGFGVLFCLLSSFLVMGSLLSWLAKGSPARIEAGRPGGVPTGWAERLVAGRSRTVLSVFSIFLFLSVLGSARTRFDAGIEAIGPVDSKVEQVQRAIEEKFGRKGEPLFLVARADGDRRLAADFDTLDLQGERWRRAGRIETFSSPAMLVPPPRFQKESRRLLSDAGLPGRYDEAGLERAIRREMEAQGMVPGGGLAAYAAGIVHALAGEGVVDLPAIARSGDPRATYFFNGPRHAIAAHLAPPGGRWDHGALAAMKEDVRALGPDFALTGPPLIFEEIRSSIVRESGLATFIAFAANWIILWFHFGRLRDAALVMLPVTAGSLLTVGAMGAIGLPFNFFNVAGIALVFGFGVDFGIYFMQSRTESPAGGAVEALRRTGGSIVLCSVTTLASCGSLILSHYRGLASIGAVLCLGALFCLLSAILLLPSLIDVLERPRTRKARRVVKETA